From a region of the Pseudomonadota bacterium genome:
- the mrdA gene encoding penicillin-binding protein 2, giving the protein MARDYLKDHHFEARLFQGRAIAAMAIIGALLVLLIGRLFYLQVASHDLFTTLSQNNRVKLEPVAPTRGLIYDRKGRILAENIPSFSLEVIPERVANLQETFAQLGQIVSITEDDLERFHRLRKRNRRFEPLPIRVQMNEEEVAVFAINRHRFPGIDVQAGLIRNYPQGELTAHVLGYVGRIDEDELNTIDTTDYSATRFIGKVGVEKSYEELLHGHVGSRKVETNAEGRVLRVLEQDPSSPGSNLNLNLDLDLQRAALAALEEHDGAIVAIEVKSGAVAALVSKPAYDPNLFVTGISSRDFRELQERPDRPLFNRALAGQYPPGSTIKPLLGLGALEQGVGHAAGRSFCIGYYQLEGDERKYRDWKREGHGHTDLSKAIVESCDVFFYELALEMGIDRIHTYLSRFGLGQRTGIDLAGEMSGLLPSRAWKRRDRNLPWFPGETLITGIGQGFTLTTPLQLAHAMAILANNGLRLEPRVVNTMAGPGDRERYPLETTLREPVGIVNEANWNLIKQAMVDVTHSLRGTARRIGEKAPYRIAGKTGTAQVFGIKQDEEYEAADVAYKLRDHALFIAYAPADDPKIAVAVIAEHGGSGGSVAAPIARKVMDAYFEFAAKP; this is encoded by the coding sequence ATGGCCCGCGATTACCTCAAAGATCATCACTTCGAGGCACGACTCTTCCAGGGTCGCGCCATCGCCGCCATGGCGATTATCGGAGCGCTGCTGGTGCTGCTGATTGGTCGTCTGTTTTATCTGCAGGTGGCGAGTCATGATCTGTTTACGACTCTGTCGCAGAACAATCGCGTCAAACTGGAGCCGGTGGCGCCAACCCGCGGGCTTATCTACGATCGAAAAGGGCGCATACTCGCCGAAAACATCCCCTCTTTCAGCTTGGAGGTCATTCCTGAGCGGGTAGCGAATCTGCAGGAAACCTTCGCCCAGCTGGGTCAGATCGTCTCGATCACCGAAGACGATCTGGAACGCTTTCATCGACTGCGCAAACGCAATCGCCGCTTCGAACCACTGCCCATCCGGGTCCAGATGAACGAGGAAGAGGTGGCGGTCTTTGCCATCAACCGCCATCGCTTTCCGGGAATCGACGTTCAAGCGGGATTGATTCGCAACTATCCGCAGGGAGAACTGACCGCTCACGTGCTCGGTTATGTCGGCCGCATCGACGAGGACGAACTCAATACCATCGACACGACCGACTACAGCGCAACCCGGTTTATCGGCAAGGTGGGCGTCGAGAAGAGCTACGAGGAGCTGCTGCACGGACATGTGGGTTCGCGCAAAGTCGAAACCAACGCCGAAGGTCGCGTGTTGCGCGTTCTCGAGCAGGATCCCTCCAGCCCTGGCAGCAATCTGAATCTCAATCTGGATCTCGATCTGCAGCGCGCCGCGCTGGCAGCCCTGGAAGAGCACGACGGTGCGATTGTGGCCATTGAGGTCAAGAGCGGCGCCGTGGCGGCATTGGTGTCAAAGCCTGCGTATGACCCCAATCTCTTCGTTACCGGGATCAGCAGCCGCGATTTCCGCGAACTCCAGGAACGCCCCGACCGCCCGCTCTTCAACCGTGCGCTTGCCGGCCAATATCCTCCCGGATCGACCATCAAGCCCCTCCTGGGTCTCGGTGCCCTGGAGCAGGGCGTGGGTCACGCTGCAGGTCGCAGCTTCTGTATCGGCTACTATCAGCTGGAGGGCGACGAGCGCAAATACCGCGACTGGAAACGGGAAGGACATGGACACACCGATCTGTCCAAGGCAATCGTTGAATCGTGCGATGTATTCTTTTATGAACTGGCCCTGGAGATGGGCATCGACCGGATTCACACCTACCTGAGCCGGTTTGGACTGGGTCAGCGTACCGGCATCGACCTGGCAGGCGAAATGAGCGGACTGTTGCCTTCCCGCGCCTGGAAACGGCGTGATCGCAATCTGCCATGGTTTCCGGGCGAGACCTTGATTACCGGCATCGGCCAGGGTTTTACACTCACGACACCCTTGCAACTCGCGCACGCCATGGCCATTCTGGCCAACAACGGCCTGCGTCTGGAACCGCGGGTCGTGAACACCATGGCAGGCCCCGGTGACCGCGAGCGCTACCCCCTTGAAACCACACTGCGCGAACCGGTGGGCATCGTGAACGAGGCCAACTGGAACCTCATCAAACAGGCCATGGTCGACGTCACGCACAGCTTGCGGGGCACGGCACGGCGCATTGGTGAGAAGGCACCCTATCGCATCGCCGGCAAGACCGGCACCGCGCAGGTCTTCGGGATCAAACAGGATGAGGAGTACGAGGCGGCAGATGTCGCCTATAAACTGCGCGATCATGCCTTGTTCATTGCCTACGCTCCTGCCGACGATCCCAAGATCGCAGTGGCTGTGATCGCCGAGCATGGCGGCAGCGGTGGTTCAGTTGCCGCGCCCATCGCGCGCAAGGTAATGGACGCCTATTTCGAGTTCGCAGCCAAACCATGA
- the mreD gene encoding rod shape-determining protein MreD translates to MTPHTRKHRGGWVILLSFVLAFMLTLLPIPEYARPFRPEWSALVLIYWCLALPERVGVGTAFTVGVLLDVVTGTLLGQHALGFSIIAYLTLVMHQRIRVAPVRQQALTVLVLLLLNQLLLLWIMGVTGYPPQSWTYWTASLTGTLLWPWTFIIMREVRRRYKVN, encoded by the coding sequence ATGACGCCCCATACCCGGAAGCATCGCGGTGGCTGGGTGATCCTGCTCAGTTTCGTACTGGCCTTCATGCTGACCCTGCTGCCCATTCCCGAGTACGCCCGCCCTTTTCGCCCCGAATGGAGTGCACTGGTGCTGATCTACTGGTGTCTGGCGTTGCCCGAGCGCGTCGGTGTGGGGACTGCTTTTACGGTGGGAGTGCTGCTCGATGTGGTGACCGGCACCCTGCTCGGCCAGCACGCGCTGGGCTTTTCGATCATCGCCTATCTGACGCTGGTCATGCACCAACGCATACGCGTCGCACCGGTCCGCCAGCAGGCTCTCACCGTCCTGGTGCTGCTGCTGCTCAACCAACTGCTGCTGCTGTGGATAATGGGTGTCACGGGCTATCCACCCCAAAGCTGGACCTACTGGACCGCCTCGCTGACCGGCACGCTGCTCTGGCCCTGGACCTTCATCATCATGCGCGAAGTCCGGCGCCGCTATAAGGTGAACTGA
- a CDS encoding rod shape-determining protein MreC, translating into MSVEERTTIKQIFTQGPSLSIRAVIFVLGAIILMAVDHRQHRLEQVRGALSVLIYPLQYAVNLPVDLAAWVNESLQTRAQLQEELAAQRAELQTLRAQAQKYAALEAETIRLRELLDSSFRLGDQVLVAELLAVDLDPYRHKVLIDKGTQSKVYAGQPVVDALGVTGQVIHTGPLSSTVMLLTDPAHAIPVQINRNGLRAIATGTGSTERLNLPFLPNNADIQPGDLLISSGLGGRFPRGYPVAEVTVVSQNPGAPFATVEAKPTARIDRSREILLVWPADRLPDSPGPESATTPNTASPEGEAQ; encoded by the coding sequence CTGTCGGTTGAGGAGCGAACCACCATCAAGCAGATTTTCACACAAGGCCCCTCCCTCAGTATTCGGGCGGTGATCTTCGTCCTCGGCGCCATCATCCTCATGGCGGTCGATCACCGCCAGCACCGTCTGGAGCAGGTACGCGGCGCGCTCTCCGTCCTCATCTACCCTTTACAATACGCCGTCAACCTCCCGGTTGATCTGGCGGCATGGGTCAACGAGAGCCTGCAGACCCGCGCCCAGCTCCAGGAGGAACTTGCGGCGCAACGCGCTGAACTTCAAACCCTGCGCGCCCAGGCACAGAAATATGCCGCGCTGGAAGCGGAAACCATCCGATTGCGCGAACTGCTCGACTCGTCATTCCGTTTGGGAGACCAGGTGCTGGTGGCCGAACTGCTGGCGGTCGATCTCGATCCGTACCGGCACAAGGTGCTGATCGACAAGGGCACTCAATCAAAGGTCTATGCCGGACAACCGGTGGTCGATGCCCTGGGAGTTACCGGTCAGGTGATTCACACCGGCCCGCTGTCGTCCACGGTCATGCTGTTGACCGATCCCGCCCATGCCATTCCCGTGCAAATCAACCGCAACGGACTGCGCGCCATCGCCACCGGCACCGGCTCGACCGAAAGGCTCAACCTGCCTTTTCTGCCGAACAATGCCGATATACAACCCGGCGATCTGCTGATCTCCTCGGGACTTGGCGGCCGTTTCCCCCGAGGTTATCCGGTGGCCGAGGTGACGGTCGTCAGTCAGAATCCCGGCGCCCCCTTCGCCACGGTCGAAGCCAAGCCCACCGCGCGCATCGACCGCAGCCGGGAAATTCTGCTGGTCTGGCCCGCCGATCGCCTGCCCGACAGCCCCGGTCCCGAGTCCGCAACCACGCCGAACACCGCCTCTCCCGAAGGGGAGGCGCAATGA
- a CDS encoding rod shape-determining protein, with the protein MLKRLRGLFSNDLSIDLGTANTLIYVRGQGIVLNEPSVVAIRQDRGRGGAKSIAAVGTEAKQMLGRTPGNIVAIRPLKDGVIADFTVTEKMLQYFIHRVHESRFLRPSPRVLVCVPCGSTQVERRAIKESAAGAGAREVYLIEEPMAAAIGAGLPVEEAQGSMVLDIGGGTSEVAVISLNGIVYAASVRIGGDKFDEAIISYVRRNYGTLIGDATAERIKMEIGSAYPGSEVLEADVKGRNLAEGVPRSFTLNSNEILEALQEPLAGIVAAVKTALEQTPPELGSDVAERGIVLTGGGALLRDIDRLLMEETGLPVVIAEDPLTCVARGGGRALELIDERGGEIFALE; encoded by the coding sequence ATGCTCAAGCGTTTACGGGGGCTCTTCTCCAACGATCTATCGATCGACCTGGGCACGGCGAACACCCTGATCTACGTTCGCGGGCAAGGCATCGTTCTCAACGAGCCTTCGGTGGTCGCCATACGCCAGGATCGCGGTCGCGGGGGCGCAAAAAGCATTGCGGCCGTCGGCACCGAAGCCAAGCAGATGCTCGGCCGCACCCCGGGCAACATCGTCGCGATTCGGCCGCTGAAAGACGGTGTGATTGCGGATTTCACCGTCACCGAGAAGATGCTGCAGTACTTCATTCATCGCGTTCACGAATCCCGATTCCTGCGCCCCAGCCCGCGCGTGCTGGTCTGCGTACCCTGCGGCTCGACCCAGGTAGAGCGCCGTGCCATCAAGGAATCGGCTGCCGGAGCGGGCGCGCGCGAGGTTTATCTGATCGAAGAGCCGATGGCGGCAGCCATCGGCGCCGGCCTGCCGGTCGAAGAGGCGCAGGGTTCGATGGTACTCGACATCGGCGGCGGCACTTCAGAGGTAGCGGTGATTTCGCTCAACGGCATCGTCTACGCCGCATCGGTGCGAATCGGGGGTGACAAATTCGACGAGGCGATCATCAGCTACGTGCGCCGCAACTACGGCACCCTGATCGGCGACGCGACCGCGGAACGCATCAAAATGGAGATCGGCTCGGCCTACCCGGGCTCCGAGGTGCTGGAGGCTGATGTCAAAGGGCGCAACCTGGCCGAAGGGGTCCCGCGCAGCTTCACGCTCAACAGCAACGAGATCCTCGAGGCCCTGCAGGAACCCCTGGCGGGTATCGTGGCCGCCGTGAAGACCGCCCTGGAGCAGACCCCGCCCGAGCTGGGTTCTGATGTCGCCGAGCGGGGCATTGTACTGACGGGTGGCGGAGCACTGCTGCGGGACATCGACCGACTCCTGATGGAGGAGACCGGCCTGCCGGTCGTGATCGCCGAGGACCCGTTGACCTGTGTGGCACGTGGGGGTGGTCGCGCACTGGAACTGATCGACGAGCGGGGCGGGGAAATCTTCGCCCTGGAGTAA
- a CDS encoding Asp-tRNA(Asn)/Glu-tRNA(Gln) amidotransferase subunit GatC: MSLTRSDVESIAHLARLSIREEDIPDYTRNLSDILDFVARMSAVDTTGVIPMAHPLDANQRLRSDEVSETDQRDLFQQGAPRVEAGLYLVPKVIE; the protein is encoded by the coding sequence ATGTCCCTGACCCGTTCCGACGTGGAAAGCATCGCTCATCTGGCACGCTTGTCGATACGCGAAGAGGACATTCCGGACTACACCCGCAACCTCTCGGACATCCTCGATTTCGTGGCGCGCATGAGTGCGGTGGATACCACCGGCGTCATCCCGATGGCCCATCCGCTCGATGCCAACCAGCGGTTGCGCAGCGACGAGGTCAGCGAGACCGACCAACGCGATCTATTCCAGCAGGGGGCGCCGCGGGTCGAAGCAGGGCTCTATCTGGTGCCCAAGGTGATCGAGTGA
- a CDS encoding Asp-tRNA(Asn)/Glu-tRNA(Gln) amidotransferase subunit GatA produces the protein MYTKTLAEQARALRARELSSVELTRAYLERIERLAPELNCFITVTADDALAAAEAADLRIAAGEAVALTGLPIVHKDIFCTAGVKTSCGSRMLDPFVAPYDATVVSRLKAAGTVMLGKANMDEFAMGSSNETSFYGPVRNPWDLASVPGGSSGGSAAAVAARLCAAATGTDTGGSIRQPAAMCGITGLKPTYGRVSRWGMIAFASSLDQGGPMTRTAEDAALLLGGMAGFDERDSTSVDCEVPDYTVTLDNPLAGLRIGMPREYFGAGLDPQVAAAVEEAVGEVQKLGAVVKSISLPNTELAVPTYYVVAPAECSSNLSRFDGVRFGYRCTDPKDLEDLYKRSRGEGFGAEVKRRIMVGTYALSAGYYDAYYLKAQQLRRLISDDFRQAFTEVDVIAGPTTPTPAFGIGEKTADPVTMYLSDIYTIAVNLAGLPGVSLPCGFAGGKPVGLQLIGNYFDEARLLNVGHRYQQVTDWHQRVPEGYE, from the coding sequence ATGTACACCAAAACACTGGCCGAGCAGGCGCGAGCCCTGCGGGCGCGTGAACTGTCCAGCGTCGAGTTGACCCGCGCGTATCTGGAGCGTATCGAGCGGCTGGCGCCAGAGCTCAACTGCTTTATCACGGTCACCGCAGACGACGCCCTGGCAGCGGCTGAGGCGGCGGATCTGCGCATCGCCGCCGGCGAGGCGGTTGCGCTTACGGGGCTGCCCATTGTCCACAAGGATATTTTCTGCACCGCCGGGGTGAAAACGAGCTGCGGTTCGCGGATGCTCGATCCTTTCGTTGCGCCTTACGATGCCACGGTGGTGTCCAGGCTCAAGGCGGCCGGCACCGTCATGCTGGGTAAGGCCAATATGGATGAATTCGCCATGGGGTCCTCCAACGAGACCAGTTTCTACGGGCCGGTGCGCAATCCCTGGGATCTGGCGAGCGTGCCAGGCGGTTCGTCGGGTGGTTCGGCGGCTGCGGTGGCGGCACGTTTGTGTGCTGCCGCGACGGGTACAGATACCGGAGGATCGATCCGGCAACCCGCCGCAATGTGCGGCATCACCGGGCTCAAACCCACCTACGGGCGTGTCTCACGCTGGGGGATGATCGCCTTTGCCTCGAGCCTCGATCAGGGCGGACCCATGACACGCACTGCCGAGGATGCCGCGCTGCTGCTGGGCGGTATGGCCGGGTTCGATGAGCGCGATTCCACCAGTGTCGATTGCGAAGTGCCCGATTACACGGTCACCCTCGACAACCCGCTCGCAGGCCTGCGCATTGGCATGCCGCGCGAGTATTTCGGAGCCGGCTTGGATCCGCAGGTCGCCGCGGCGGTGGAAGAGGCAGTAGGCGAAGTGCAGAAGCTGGGCGCGGTGGTGAAATCGATCAGCCTGCCCAACACGGAGCTGGCCGTGCCGACCTATTATGTCGTCGCTCCGGCCGAGTGCTCTTCCAACCTGTCGCGCTTTGACGGCGTGCGCTTCGGGTATCGGTGCACCGATCCCAAGGACCTCGAAGACCTCTACAAGCGCTCGCGCGGCGAGGGCTTCGGTGCCGAGGTCAAGCGACGTATCATGGTCGGCACTTATGCACTGTCAGCGGGCTATTACGATGCCTATTACCTCAAGGCGCAGCAACTGCGGCGTCTGATCAGCGACGATTTCCGGCAGGCGTTCACCGAGGTGGATGTGATTGCCGGACCGACCACGCCGACTCCGGCATTCGGCATTGGCGAGAAGACGGCTGATCCGGTGACCATGTATCTGTCTGACATCTACACCATCGCAGTGAATCTTGCGGGGCTGCCCGGTGTGTCGCTGCCGTGCGGTTTCGCCGGCGGCAAGCCGGTGGGCCTGCAGCTGATCGGCAACTACTTCGATGAAGCGCGGTTGCTCAACGTCGGCCACCGGTACCAGCAGGTGACGGATTGGCATCAGCGTGTGCCGGAAGGTTATGAGTAA
- a CDS encoding Asp-tRNA(Asn)/Glu-tRNA(Gln) amidotransferase subunit GatB: MTWETVIGLEVHAQLATRSKIFSGAATAYGAAPNTQASAVDLGLPGVLPVLNKEAVRMAVMLGLATDSRVAPRSVFARKNYFYPDLPKGYQISQYELPIVHDGHLDITLEDGTVKRIGITRAHLEEDAGKSLHEDFHGMSGIDLNRAGTPLLEIVSEPDLRSAKEAVAYLKTLHSLVRYLGICDGNMQEGSFRCDANVSVRPLGDTKFGTRAEIKNLNSFRFIERAINHEVERQIELIEAGGKVVQETRLFDPERNETRSMRAKEEANDYRYFPDPDLLPVELDAAYIEAVRRTLPELPAQKRQRFQEQYALTAYDANVLTATRELADYYEATVAESAEPKLAANWVMGELLGALNKAGLEIGGSPVSAVQLGGLLKRIVDNTISGKIAKEVFEAMWNRVGDADAVIAARGLKQISGADALKPIVEQVLADNPGQVEQYKAGKDKMLGFFVGQVMKATKGQANPEQVNQLIKELIG; encoded by the coding sequence ATGACATGGGAAACAGTGATCGGGCTCGAGGTCCACGCACAGCTCGCAACCCGATCGAAGATCTTTTCGGGCGCGGCCACCGCGTATGGCGCAGCGCCCAACACCCAGGCCAGCGCAGTGGATCTCGGATTACCCGGCGTGCTTCCGGTGCTTAACAAGGAGGCGGTGCGCATGGCGGTGATGCTGGGGTTGGCGACGGATTCGCGTGTGGCGCCACGCTCGGTATTTGCGCGCAAGAACTACTTCTATCCGGACCTTCCCAAGGGCTACCAGATCAGCCAGTATGAATTGCCGATCGTGCACGATGGGCATCTCGATATCACGCTGGAAGACGGCACCGTCAAACGTATTGGCATCACCCGTGCGCATCTGGAGGAAGATGCCGGAAAATCGCTGCACGAGGATTTCCACGGCATGAGCGGCATCGATCTGAACCGTGCCGGAACCCCGCTGCTGGAAATTGTCTCGGAACCCGATTTGCGCTCGGCCAAAGAGGCCGTCGCTTACCTGAAAACGCTGCACTCGCTGGTGCGCTATCTGGGTATCTGTGATGGCAATATGCAGGAGGGTTCGTTTCGCTGTGACGCCAATGTCTCGGTGCGTCCTCTGGGCGACACGAAATTCGGTACTCGCGCCGAGATCAAGAACCTCAACTCGTTTCGTTTCATTGAGCGCGCGATCAACCACGAGGTGGAGCGCCAGATCGAACTGATCGAGGCCGGCGGCAAGGTGGTGCAGGAGACGCGTCTTTTCGATCCCGAGCGTAATGAGACCCGGTCGATGCGCGCCAAGGAGGAGGCCAACGATTATCGCTATTTCCCCGATCCCGATCTGCTTCCGGTGGAGCTGGATGCGGCATACATTGAGGCGGTGCGCCGGACACTGCCCGAGTTGCCGGCACAGAAGCGCCAGCGATTTCAGGAACAGTATGCTTTGACCGCTTATGACGCCAATGTGCTTACCGCGACACGTGAACTGGCAGATTACTATGAGGCGACCGTGGCGGAATCGGCTGAACCCAAGCTGGCGGCCAATTGGGTCATGGGCGAGCTTTTGGGCGCGCTCAACAAGGCGGGATTGGAGATCGGTGGTTCACCGGTGAGCGCGGTGCAACTGGGCGGTCTACTCAAACGTATCGTCGATAACACAATCTCGGGAAAGATCGCAAAAGAGGTCTTTGAGGCGATGTGGAACCGTGTCGGAGATGCCGATGCCGTCATCGCAGCGCGCGGTCTCAAACAGATCTCCGGAGCGGACGCCTTGAAGCCCATCGTCGAGCAGGTGCTGGCGGACAATCCCGGGCAGGTCGAGCAGTACAAGGCGGGCAAGGACAAAATGCTCGGTTTTTTCGTCGGGCAGGTGATGAAGGCCACCAAAGGGCAGGCAAATCCCGAGCAGGTCAACCAGCTGATCAAGGAGTTGATCGGTTAG
- a CDS encoding Hsp33 family molecular chaperone HslO, producing MRTTDSLHRFLFEGNQVRGEIVRLDATWRALQGSQDYPAAVRNLLGEAAAASALLTPTLKFEGKLTLQVTGEGPVHLLVMQCTSANTLRGLARWHGTPDSDSLGALIGGGRMAITIDPVKGRERYQGIVEVRGDLLAHALEAYFQQSEQLDTRLWLAADEQRAVGLLLQQLPGEADDADAWNRVQQLGATLTRRELLEVPPQDLMYRLFSEEDLRVFEPTPLSFRCGCSRTRIESVLRGLGYAEVQSILSDEGTIKVDCEFCGHSYEFDAVDTENLFSGDGPAAISPTRH from the coding sequence ATGAGAACCACCGACAGCCTGCACCGCTTCCTGTTCGAGGGCAACCAGGTCCGCGGCGAGATCGTCCGGCTCGACGCAACGTGGCGTGCGCTGCAAGGCTCGCAGGATTACCCCGCTGCGGTGCGTAATCTGCTGGGTGAGGCGGCGGCCGCTTCGGCGCTGCTTACACCGACGCTCAAGTTCGAAGGCAAGCTGACCTTGCAGGTGACCGGCGAAGGGCCGGTGCACCTGTTGGTGATGCAGTGCACGAGCGCCAACACGCTGCGCGGCCTGGCGCGTTGGCACGGCACGCCCGACAGCGATTCGCTGGGAGCGCTGATCGGTGGTGGCCGCATGGCGATCACCATCGATCCGGTCAAGGGCCGCGAGCGCTATCAGGGCATCGTCGAGGTCCGGGGCGATCTCCTGGCGCATGCCCTCGAAGCCTATTTCCAACAGTCCGAGCAACTCGACACGCGGCTGTGGCTCGCTGCCGACGAACAACGCGCCGTCGGATTGCTGCTGCAGCAGCTGCCCGGCGAAGCCGACGATGCCGATGCCTGGAACCGTGTGCAGCAACTCGGCGCCACCCTCACACGCCGCGAACTTTTGGAGGTGCCGCCGCAGGATCTGATGTACCGCCTGTTTTCCGAAGAGGATTTGCGTGTTTTCGAACCGACGCCGCTCAGTTTTCGCTGCGGTTGCTCGCGCACCCGGATTGAGTCGGTACTGCGTGGATTGGGTTATGCGGAAGTACAGTCGATTTTGTCTGATGAGGGCACGATCAAAGTGGACTGCGAGTTCTGCGGGCACTCCTATGAATTTGATGCCGTAGATACCGAGAATCTTTTTTCAGGAGATGGGCCGGCTGCGATTTCTCCAACTCGGCACTAG
- a CDS encoding molybdopterin-synthase adenylyltransferase MoeB — translation MDDAQLLRYNRQMMLPQVDFDGQQRLVDSHALIVGAGGLGSPVAMYLAAAGVGQITLVDFDTVDLSNLQRQILHATDDVGRLKVESGRDTLLRINPLIDVVPIAHRLEGDALRTQVEQAHVVIDASDNFATRFQLNDICWTAGKPLVSGAAIRFEGQVTVFDPRVADSPCYRCLYRDENEPNERCSETGVFTPVVGMIGTTQAAEALKLLIGVGEPLIGRLLLLDVHAMEWRSVRLRKDPHCPLCAAAGKEKPTP, via the coding sequence ATGGATGATGCTCAGCTCTTACGCTACAACCGGCAAATGATGCTGCCGCAGGTCGATTTCGACGGCCAGCAGCGCCTCGTTGATTCCCACGCACTGATTGTCGGCGCCGGGGGATTGGGTTCGCCCGTGGCCATGTACCTGGCCGCCGCCGGGGTCGGCCAGATTACGCTGGTCGATTTCGACACCGTCGATCTTTCCAATCTGCAGCGTCAGATCCTCCATGCCACGGACGACGTAGGCCGACTCAAAGTGGAATCGGGGAGGGATACCCTGCTGCGCATCAATCCCCTGATCGATGTGGTACCTATCGCCCATCGACTGGAGGGAGACGCGCTGCGAACCCAGGTCGAACAGGCGCATGTCGTCATCGACGCCAGCGACAATTTCGCCACCCGATTCCAGCTCAACGATATCTGCTGGACGGCAGGAAAACCGCTGGTTTCGGGGGCCGCAATCCGCTTCGAGGGGCAGGTGACCGTGTTCGATCCGCGAGTCGCTGACAGCCCCTGTTACCGCTGTCTCTACCGCGACGAAAACGAGCCCAACGAGCGCTGCAGCGAAACCGGCGTGTTCACACCGGTCGTCGGGATGATCGGCACTACACAGGCCGCCGAGGCACTGAAACTTCTGATCGGTGTTGGCGAACCGTTGATCGGGCGTTTATTGCTGCTCGATGTCCACGCGATGGAGTGGCGCAGTGTTCGCCTGCGCAAGGATCCCCACTGCCCGCTCTGCGCAGCCGCTGGCAAGGAGAAGCCCACCCCATGA
- the prmC gene encoding peptide chain release factor N(5)-glutamine methyltransferase: MSDQPAPTVRELLASAEAQSISRLEAEILLANALGWSRTRLHTWPDSRPDREANARYHDLLQRRVHGEPIAHITGTREFWSLELAISPDTLIPRPETELLVELALAKIPADAHWAIADLGTGSGAIALAIASERPRCRITASDNSVAALSTAAVNARRLHLENIRFVHGDWWTPLAGQRFHMVVSNPPYIAEDDPHLVQGDLPREPRAALESGPDGMDAIRTIATRVIDHLQPRGWLLLEHGFTQGTAVRRLLQYTGLIDVQTHRDLGGIERTSLGQAPD, encoded by the coding sequence ATGAGCGATCAACCGGCGCCCACGGTGCGCGAACTGCTGGCCTCGGCCGAGGCGCAATCCATTTCCCGGCTCGAAGCGGAGATACTGCTGGCCAATGCGCTCGGCTGGAGCCGAACCCGCCTGCATACCTGGCCGGACAGCCGGCCCGACCGCGAAGCCAATGCGCGGTATCACGACCTGCTACAGCGCCGTGTCCATGGCGAGCCGATCGCCCACATCACAGGCACGCGCGAGTTCTGGTCACTCGAACTCGCCATCTCTCCTGATACCCTGATCCCGCGCCCTGAGACCGAACTGCTGGTGGAGCTTGCTCTGGCGAAAATCCCCGCAGATGCCCACTGGGCGATCGCCGACCTCGGCACCGGCAGCGGCGCAATCGCATTGGCCATAGCCAGCGAACGCCCTCGGTGCCGGATCACGGCAAGCGATAACTCGGTGGCGGCGTTATCCACCGCAGCGGTCAATGCGAGACGATTGCACCTGGAGAACATCCGCTTTGTTCACGGCGATTGGTGGACACCACTTGCCGGGCAGCGTTTCCACATGGTGGTCAGCAACCCCCCCTACATTGCCGAAGATGACCCGCACCTGGTGCAGGGTGATCTACCCCGTGAACCCCGTGCCGCACTGGAATCGGGGCCGGATGGGATGGACGCGATTCGCACCATCGCCACGCGCGTTATCGATCACCTGCAACCACGGGGATGGCTGCTGCTCGAACATGGGTTTACGCAGGGCACGGCGGTGCGCAGATTGTTGCAATACACGGGGCTGATCGATGTGCAGACGCATCGCGATCTCGGGGGGATAGAGCGTACGAGCCTCGGTCAGGCGCCCGACTGA